CCAGGCCGGGGCTTAGCGCCGAGTACCATGCTCTGTCCGCCGACGCCGCATCCAGGCGTAGAGAGGGAAAGAGATGGATCCGGCCAGCCTCTACCACAGCGCTGGCGAATAGCGCCGCCTGGCGCCGGCGCGCGTCGTCCGGCAAACTCGGATGATCGGCGCGGCCGAGGGAACCGCTGGCGCCGGCCGTCCAATCCAGCGATCCGATCCGTCCCAGGCGCTCCAGCTGGAGCATCGTAGTCCCCACCCGGCCGGCGTCGTCCACCCGCAGTCGAGGGTTTACGTAGCGGAGCCGGCTCTGCTGGATGCCGGCGCGGACACGCCAGGCGCCGCGCACATCCACCTGCTCGTGGCCCATCCAGAGGCGCAGCTGACGGTCCCCCTGCCGCTCGCCGACCGGCGCGGCCGTGGCGGGGCCGGGCAGTCCCCGCTCGGCTTCCGTCGCCAGCACCGAGAGCGACGTGCGCGCCTCGCCCGAACGACGCGCCACCTGACCATAAAGCGAACCCTGCCGCCGGTCGGCACCGATGCGCGTCGCTTCGCGGGCTGGGAAAAGGGATGGATTCCAGAACGGGTAATCGCCCTCCTCCGTGAGGTACTCGCCGGCGACGCGAGCCGTCCAGTTTTCGCGAGCCGTCGCGACCGACCCGCCCGCCCGGCGCTCGCCAAACGGCCCGGCGCCGGCTTCCACGGACACCTCCAGCGGTTCGGTGGGCGCCGCGGTTTGCAGGTGGATCGTGCCGGCCATCGCATCGCTGCCGTACAACGAGGAGGCCGCGCCATGCAGAACCTCGACATGATCGACAAAAAAGAGGGGGACGAGGGAGAGATCCACCTGCCCGAGCTGCGGATCGGACAGCGGCAGGCCGTCGAGCAGGAGGAGCGACTGCGCGGCCGTACCTCCGCGCTGCGTCATCGACGCAAGCCCCGATCCATAGCGACGGATAAACGAGCCGGCGCGGCGGTCCAGGACGTCTGCCAGGGAGTGGGAAGCCGCCAGCGCGTCACTATCCAGCACCTGCACGCGAACAGGAGCGCGGTCGAGCGCGACCGGCCGGCGCGCCGCCGTCACCGTGATCTCCGGGAGAGCGACGACGGAATCACCCGGGGCCGACTGGGAACGAGCCGGGAGGATTGTACAAAGATGGATCCCCGCGACCGGCAAAAGAACCGAAAGGCGTCTGTAAAACATAAAAACCCGAACCTCAATGATCTGAAGCTCGGGCTACGACTCACCGGATGCGACACGCGCAAACGCCCGGGCCGCGAGGCGTACGGCTGATACACCAGCAAGACCTCGCGCCGGAAAACGGTGGGGAGTGCACGAACCTCATAGCCCGGAGGTCGATGGCGGTAAACGCAGAGGCAGGTCTCCTGGCTCGTTGCCAGTGGCGAGGACTCGGCCGGCGGCCTTCCCGTGCAATCAGCACAGTGGCGGCGACGTCGTCGTCCTCGGCACCGAGGGCAACCAACAGTTGCGGGTACAGCTCCGGATTCTTCGCGAGCGAATGACCGGATTCCCTTTTGATCCGAAAATGCGGAACCTCTGCGAGATGAAAAAGAACATGGCATCAAGGTACAGCCGGCGGCCCGGGTGCGCAACGCCGGCGCTTATTTTCACGATTCCCGGCGGAACGCGTATCTTGCCCCCGAAACCCATCGTCGCGCATGAAATATCCCGCCCTCATCTCTTTTCTCCTGCTGCTGGCCTCCTGCACGCCACCTGACCCGATGAGCGGATTCGATGAAGTCCTGGATGCCCTGGTGGGCTCCTATCCGGAAGCGGTCGTGGCGGTCGCCGTGCGCGACCCTGAAAACGGGGTTTCGTGGGATCGTAACCCGGACCGGTCGTTCCATGCGGCCAGCACCATGAAGGTGCCCGTGATGATCGAGGTCTATCGCCAGGCCGAGCTGGGCCGGCTTTCGCTGGATCACCAGTTGCCCGTCGTCAACAGCTTCCGGTCCATCGTCGATGAATCCAACTTCAAGATCGAAGACGACTCCGACGACGCCATGTACCGACGCCTCGGTGAGTTCATGAGCGTGCGCGATCTCGTCTTCCAGATGATCACCGTCTCATCCAACCTCGCGACGAATCTGCTGATAGACACCGTCACGCCAGACTCCGTCCAGGGTACCATGCAGCGCCTCGGGACGCGCCACATGCAGGTCCTCCGGGGCGTGGAGGACATCAAGGCGTTCCAGCGGGGCATGAGTAATACAACCACCGCCGCCGACCTCGCGCTGGTCATGCAACGGTTGATGGAGGGCGCCGCCGTCTCCCCCGCGAGCGATGAGGCCATGCGGGAGGTGCTCCTCGCCCAGCAGTTCGGGGAGATGATCCCCGCCGGCGTGCCGTTCGACGCGGAGATCGCCCACAAAACCGGCCAGATCACCGCCATCCACCACGACGCCGCCATCGTGTATCCGCCCCTTCAGAATCCCTTCGTGCTCGTCATCCTCATCGAAGGCCTGACCGACAGCCAGCAGTCCGCCGCGCTCGGGGCGAGCATCGCGAAGGCTGTGTATGAGCGGGTGCGGCCGGGAGTGTGAGGGGTATCCCGCGGAGAGGGGGAGACACGGAGGGTTGTCGTCTCTCGGGCTCGATTCGTGCAGCTTTGCTTGTCCAATGGGATTGGAGAGGAGGTGGCCCGCGGAGAGGGGGAGACGCGGAGGGTTGTCGTCTCTCGGGCTCGGCTTGGGGTTTAGAATCTGTTGAGAATCCCTGAGATCCAGCCTATCGGAGGGCTGAGCTTACGTGTGATGTCGCGACGCTCCCCGTTCGTCGTCCCCAACTTGATTGGGGATCCATGCCAATCATTAAGCCTTGCTTGGACTACTTCGTAAGTCGCCATGCTCGTTTCCCGCTTTACCCGGTTAGTCGCTTCGCTCGTTTGGCGAGAGTCTGCCCCCGGCTTGGCGGGGGGATGACGAGAGGACTGGAAATACCACATCGTAGCAGGTTCTAATCCAGGCGCGTCAACTCGTACAGTTTGGACTGTCCTTCGCACAGAGGAGGAATGATGTAGCGCCCGGGGTCCCAGGCTTTTTCGGGGAGTGCCGCCAGGCGTTCGATGAGTTGGTGCCGGTTGACCACTTCCAGATAGGCCTTCGCCTCCGGATTACCCTGGGCCGCCTGTTCCTGGAGTTCGCGCAGGCGCTCCCCTAGCCACTCGTGTACGCCCTCGGCCTCCAGTTCGACGGCCAGGCTCGCAATGGCAAAGTACCGCTCGGGGTCTACGCGATTGCGGCGTGTGTCCATATAAATCCAGCTCCACGCCCAGAGTGCATAGCTATCCCCGGCTCGGGCCAATTCCTCGAAAAGAAGGTCGGCTTCCTCCAGGCGCTCCTCGCGCGCGAGTTTCACCGCCTGGCTGCGCCGTGCGATCGGATGGCCGGCTTCGAGCGCACGAGCAAACCAGTGTTGCGCCAACGAATCGTTGTCGCCCTGCGGCCAAAAAGAAGTGATTCTCCAGTCAGGTTTGTGTCTATAAGACAACCACAACATCGCGCCCCCATCGCCGGCCTCCGCACGTTCGTGGAGCGTCTCCTCCAACCGATCCGCCCAGGCCCGCGAAGCGGCTTCGTCTTGCCCCAGCCAGGGCATTCCGGGGTAAAAGAACTCAGGGCGGCCTACTGCCGGGAATGGGTTGCCGGCTAATAGCTCGGCCAACAGCTGCATCGAACACAGATTCCCCTGCTCGGCCGATGGCTCGGCGATCTCCTGAGCCCGGAAAAAATCCCCCTGTTTCACCTGCTCGACGGCCTGAAGAAAAAGTTCGTCCGGGGTGCCTTCGATCGCCTTGCCCGGATTTCGCGCGCAGGCGGCGAGCAGCGTGCCGGCGGCCAGCACAGCCACCGTCGCCAGCGCCCAGGAGGGGGTCTGGATGGCCTTCGCGGGCCGTTTTTTGTACTCGACGATCCGCCGAATCCGATCCACCAGCCGGCCATCCGACGCGCCCAGCGCCAGCGCCGGCCCCCGGCGCTCCTCGAGTCCGGCCAGGGCGCGGACGTAGGTCAGGTCATCACCCAACGCCCGCACCGACGCCTCGTCGCACGCGAACTCCCGCTCGATCCGCAGCCGGCGCGACACATACCAGACGGCCGGGTGATAAAACAATAGCGTCTCCAGAAGAGCCTGCAGGTAAGTCACCAGGGCGTCGTGCCGACGGATGTGCGCCAGCTCGTGCACCAGCAGCGCCTCGATGTGCGCCGGTGGGAGTCCGGCCAGAATACCCGCAGGGAGGACGATCATCGGTTTGAGCCAGCCGATCAGCGCCGGCTGGGCGAGAGCCTCTGACGTCGCCAGCCGGACCCGTCGTGTAATCCCCATCCGTTCCCTCCGCGAATCGACCGCCGCGATCCACCGCGGATCAGTGAGCGGCAGACTGCTTCGCCGCAGGCGCACGAGTCCGAAGTAGCCAAAGGTGAGACGGAGGAGGAAAACCGGGAGCGCATAGAGCCAGAGCCGAAACACGAGCACATGAATCTGCAGGGCCATGAACCGGAGGAGGTCCCACCGGGATAGGGGCGGCGCTGGCGACGCGTATGTCGGCTCGGTCGTTTGCCCGGAGGCCGGCGGCGCCGCATCCGGCGGGGATTCAAAGGCCGGCGCCATTGGTGACAGGGCCCCGTTAGTCTCGATCCTCGTGGAAGCCAGATAGGAGGACACCGCCGTCGTCGCCGGCAAGAGTACTATCAGCACCAATGCCCCAACACACAACGCATACCGAAACTCGCCCGAGGCGCCCCGAAACAAACGCAGCGCAATCGCCAGTCCGAGCGCCACCAGCGCCCCCTGCCAGAGAAAATGCAGCAACGCTGAACCTATAGCGTCGACCAGAGCAGGGGGGATTTTTGCCAGAAATGATGCCATATACCGTCACCCTTTTTCA
This is a stretch of genomic DNA from Rhodothermales bacterium. It encodes these proteins:
- a CDS encoding TonB-dependent receptor plug domain-containing protein, with the protein product MFYRRLSVLLPVAGIHLCTILPARSQSAPGDSVVALPEITVTAARRPVALDRAPVRVQVLDSDALAASHSLADVLDRRAGSFIRRYGSGLASMTQRGGTAAQSLLLLDGLPLSDPQLGQVDLSLVPLFFVDHVEVLHGAASSLYGSDAMAGTIHLQTAAPTEPLEVSVEAGAGPFGERRAGGSVATARENWTARVAGEYLTEEGDYPFWNPSLFPAREATRIGADRRQGSLYGQVARRSGEARTSLSVLATEAERGLPGPATAAPVGERQGDRQLRLWMGHEQVDVRGAWRVRAGIQQSRLRYVNPRLRVDDAGRVGTTMLQLERLGRIGSLDWTAGASGSLGRADHPSLPDDARRRQAALFASAVVEAGRIHLFPSLRLDAASADRAWYSALSPGL
- a CDS encoding serine hydrolase; translated protein: MKYPALISFLLLLASCTPPDPMSGFDEVLDALVGSYPEAVVAVAVRDPENGVSWDRNPDRSFHAASTMKVPVMIEVYRQAELGRLSLDHQLPVVNSFRSIVDESNFKIEDDSDDAMYRRLGEFMSVRDLVFQMITVSSNLATNLLIDTVTPDSVQGTMQRLGTRHMQVLRGVEDIKAFQRGMSNTTTAADLALVMQRLMEGAAVSPASDEAMREVLLAQQFGEMIPAGVPFDAEIAHKTGQITAIHHDAAIVYPPLQNPFVLVILIEGLTDSQQSAALGASIAKAVYERVRPGV
- a CDS encoding M56 family metallopeptidase, coding for MASFLAKIPPALVDAIGSALLHFLWQGALVALGLAIALRLFRGASGEFRYALCVGALVLIVLLPATTAVSSYLASTRIETNGALSPMAPAFESPPDAAPPASGQTTEPTYASPAPPLSRWDLLRFMALQIHVLVFRLWLYALPVFLLRLTFGYFGLVRLRRSSLPLTDPRWIAAVDSRRERMGITRRVRLATSEALAQPALIGWLKPMIVLPAGILAGLPPAHIEALLVHELAHIRRHDALVTYLQALLETLLFYHPAVWYVSRRLRIEREFACDEASVRALGDDLTYVRALAGLEERRGPALALGASDGRLVDRIRRIVEYKKRPAKAIQTPSWALATVAVLAAGTLLAACARNPGKAIEGTPDELFLQAVEQVKQGDFFRAQEIAEPSAEQGNLCSMQLLAELLAGNPFPAVGRPEFFYPGMPWLGQDEAASRAWADRLEETLHERAEAGDGGAMLWLSYRHKPDWRITSFWPQGDNDSLAQHWFARALEAGHPIARRSQAVKLAREERLEEADLLFEELARAGDSYALWAWSWIYMDTRRNRVDPERYFAIASLAVELEAEGVHEWLGERLRELQEQAAQGNPEAKAYLEVVNRHQLIERLAALPEKAWDPGRYIIPPLCEGQSKLYELTRLD